CGGTTACCCCAGGAGCGTCTCTTCCTGCTGACCTCGTCGCTTTGTTTGTTTCTAGGGCAGTctgcaaatcctgctgctgccctGAAAGGAGACTCTGGATCAGTTGCTTTCCCCACCCGCCTCTGACCTGAGTATCTCTCCAGGGAAGGAGAGGTGAGGAAATGACCTGCTGGCCTGTCCAGCCCTGACTCGCTGCTTAAAACCCGACCACACAGTCAGGGCTTACTCCTCTGGCCTGTTGTATCTTATCCTGCTGAGAAGAACCATCAGGCCCCAGGAATAAAGAAAAATTccatcattttgtttttttttcttcttctactGCAGCTCTGGGCTTCTTCTGCCTGTGCTTCCCGCTTAGCTAAgaggatcccactgctgccaccatatgtggtaacaTGGCCAATTGTGGCTTAGGACTCAGGCAACAGGAATAATGAAGCAGAGtctggctgtttccttaggtggaaatttatttacagtgcaaaacaaagcagaaagaaaaacatcTCATCTTGCAATGCTGGTTACAAACAAAGTTAAATATAATTGGTTTTTGGCATActctggcttcctgcctgcttcccagggcctctctaacccttctgggacCTGACTCCTTCCAGTACGGTGAGGGGagcacccagaatcccttgcagtgctgatccttaaggaggactggggtAAATCACTgtgcccagtcccttaaggtggtttgagggagtttcctgttCGCTCCCTCACACACGGGATGGTACAATGAAGGCGCGTCTACTCTGAAAGTGCCGAGGCAGATCTCCCACCGTCCCAAGCCTTCCTGTTATTACtgtgcttgcagcctgccagacaggccCAGCTGTTAGCTAATTTTACCATTGCACTCTAGTGGGGCCCGTGGCCTGAACATCTGTGCTCCACTCCTGCACGTTCTGCCGACCTACATGTGCTTAAGTACcaaagcttttgaatatttaccttaCGTCAAAATATGAAATATGACTGAGAAAATACCGTAGTGTCAAAATGTAGACACATTTCTTACCCCTGGATTCATGAAAATGCATTATTATTAACACACAGGTGTGTCTGTGTACCATCGAgccagggtgagagaacatagtagaactgtcctcactccaaatgacatcaaatcttcagccAGGTGCCCTGTGCctttcatacgtctcactctgcatgagaGAGGTTcccctaaaccatcaccaacTCCTCACCGTGACTTATTAGATGGTCCTCCTATAGTGCTTTAAATTACTTCACTACTAGGAGGGCCCTGTAAtgggttctctctcactctctctctcatgcactctctctctctctcatgcactctctctcatacactctctctctctcatacactctcacactctcacgctctgtctctctcactctctctcacagcttGTGAACTGCTCTTGCATGTTTTCTCCAGCCTCAAAGTGTTTCATATATTTCACACCCACCCTGTCCTAATTAATTCCCGTAAATAGTGCAAACTCCTGAAAGCTAATTGAGAAATGtgttgttagtccaataaaaaggtctcagcTTTTATCAGTTAACGTGGCAACCGCATGACTTTAGATAAAAGTGCAGAACTGTCTTTCGGGAAGTGGCCACTATCAGCTGGGCGAGATTTTGGGAAGGAAGATTGGAAAGATTCCCGCATGTTTCCAGGCCTGTGAAATTCTGGCAGAAGAGACTTCCAGAGAGATAGATGTCTGATTCCAGGATCTGAGCGTGTGCTGAAAAACACGATGCCCACCTTCCAAACTTTGACGTCTGCACTGCTGGCACCCGTACTCTGCCCTGGGAGCACAAGCACCTTGTCTGCCAGAGAAAGGACATTGCAGTTACCGGGTCAGGATGTGCAATGTGTGTCCTGTACTGGCAGGTCAGGCATTGCCAGTAATTTCTAAACTGCACTTTgcactgccaggaaaaaaaaaatcaatactgaTTCATTAATTCTACAGAAGTCTATTTACATTTTTAGCAAAAAATTAAATTGCTCACCTGAGAAACCACTGACATGACCATTAATTTATGGGGGATGTTGCATGTTCAGCTCATCCaaaattcttgccaaaggtagccTCTAATTTTCGTCTTAATCAAGAAACCATGCATCCTTCATTTCATTCAAAACGCAATAAAACTTGGAACAGGAACTGCACACATTGTACTGTACTGAGCTAAGAATTTTCAGAGAACAAAACAAGTGTTCATTTCTTTCAAAAGAAACGAAACGGGTTATGCAGTAATAAAGCAGATAATATCTAAGTGGCTAGTCCAATGTCTCCAGTGCATATGTTTTCCCGTACCTAACTCCACAAAAATGCATCGAATAAGAGCAGTGGCAGTCAGAGCAGCACAACTCAATCCAGGagatatgtaaagctgcaacctggtctTCTAGAGACACATACATCACGCATTACTGCCTCCAAAGGGATGTATGTAATGACAGTACTCCTCAATCCAGGAGGTATGTAACGCTGCAACCTGGTCTTCTAGAGACACATACATCACTCATCACTGCCTCCAAAGGGATGAATGTAATGACAGTACTCCTCAATCCAGGAGATATGTAACGCTGCAACCTGGTCTTCTAGAGACACATACATCACTCATCACTGTCTCCAAAGGGATGTATGTAATGACAGTACTCCTCAATCCAGGAggtatgtaaagctgcaaccggGTCTTCTAGAGACACATACATCACTCATCACTGCCTCCAAAGGGATGAATGTAATGACAGTATTCCTCAATCCAGGAGGTATGTAACGCTGCACCCTGGTCTTCTAGAGACACATACATCACGCATTACTGCCTCCAAAGGGATGTATGTAATGACAGTACACCTCAATCCAGGAGGTAACGCTGCAACCTGGTCTTCTAGAGACACTTACATCACGCATTACTGTCTCCAAAGGGATGTATGTAATGACAGTACACCTCAATCCAGGAGGTAACGCTGCACCCTGGTCTTCTAGAGACACATACATCACTCATCACTGCCTCCAAAGGGATGAATGTAATGACAGTACTCCTCAATCCAGGAGGTATGTAAAGCTGCACCCTGGTCTTCTAGAGACACATACATCAAGCATTACTGCCGTGAAAGGTATATATGCAAAGACAGTAGTTTTGGAAGAACAGTGCTCCAAACTAGACAACCAAATGAAGTCTCCACAGAGAAAGGAGGCACAATCACCTGCTGATAATTTGTCCCCTGGGCACCTTAGCTTGGGAGTCCCACATGTTTGGCTGTATTGCTGTACTTCTCCATGGAAAAAgttaagttgcttacctgtaacaggtgttctccatggacagccaCGCAAACCCTGCCACCTTCTTGGAAATAGACCGAGGTGAtggaaggtagggatgtgcattcgtttcattcgtttcccattacatgtcaatcaaatgtgcattcgtttcatattacatgcttgtataggaaacgtatgaaacgaatgcacatccctaatggaaggCAGTAGCTCCAGCTTGGGAGCCTGCCTTGCATGCCCAGAGCGGACTCTATAAACTTATGTACTGTGAGGTTTCTCTGCCCAAACTTGACACCATTGGATATCGTCACCCACTTTTGTGGCTGCTTGcactgctgtccatggagaacacccgttacaagtaagcaacttcgCTTTACCAGGGCCGTAACCCTATCTGTGCCAAATATTTCATGGGGGAAATATTCAAAGTGCTATTGCGGCAGtacaatttcattttgaaaattgcccaggggaCAAATTATCAGCAGGTGATTGTGCCTCCTTTCTCTGTGGATACTTTTCCCACGTGCAAGGTGTGATTTACGCACGTACATTTCCACTCGCAAACCCCAGCGGAGCCGCCGCCTCCTGCTGACGCAGCTAAGAGCAAAACACACTGTGCAGCCCCCATGCAGACCGTGCCCAGGGAAAAGGCGCTTGACAATTCTTCTCCCTGTCTTTCAATGGGGGGTTCCAGTCGGCGTAAATTTAGGGTTAAGTGAAGTGACTGCAGCGTTTGGCTCCCCTCCAGTTACTGATTAACAGGTAGCTCTGTTTACCTAGGAGAATCCTGGATAAAACCCTGGCATTTCCCAGGAGAAGGTGCTTCCTGCGCTCCCATCATGGGTGGACCTGCTCTGGCTCTTTTCCTGGCACTGCTGCTGTGCCTGGCCGTCCGCTCTCACTGTCAGCCTCTGTAAGTATGGCACATGGGCTACGGATTAATTCTGCCTGGGAAGGGCTGGCATTCATTGTAAGAGGAAGGGGCCAGGCTGCCGTCAGCATGTTCCTTCTTTACTGCTTGGTTTGACATATCCTTAATATCAGACCTCATTGCCAGCATGGGGGTGTGTGTACCTGGAGATTTCTGTCACGTCGTGGGCTGCTTTTACGTATCTGAATGTATAAGGTTTAGAGATTAACCTAAATGAAGTCCATATAACTTGCTGGTTGTCAGTAGAAGCAGGGGACCGGTCTGGGTCTCCTGAACATACGTTTGCAAGCTGCTCGTCCTGGGGACTGAGATTGCTGGTGAGTTGGGAGGGTGCTAGGACCGTGGGAGGGGGGAAACCATTGTAAGCAGGACATCTGAGAATAATTACAAAATGCTTTATCAGTTTGAaataacccaaaaaaaaaaagcaacacaatAAGGGAGAACATTTCAAACTCCCCGCATTGCTGCAAATGGGACTTTTCACCCTGTCAACCATGCACCTGCTTACAGAAGAAAAATGCTGTGCAGGTGTGCAGTGTtccttctaatatctgaaagGCTAGGTGCGCCAagattttcttttgtgcaacgttttataagctgagttcaaatttgtgcactacaAGCCATGTATAATGCAAATACCATTGGGATTTCTCGTAGGTATTAGCCGAGTTGATTTACCTGTTTAAAATGGGGCCCCTTTAATAAGCTAAATTTGTGCACTTAAAATTGCAAGGTGCATGAATTTATCCAACTAAGAAAGGGGCCAGGTTGGAAGCTTTCACGTTTTGCAAGTTAGGGCAATATTCATTGCTCTCCGGTTAAATTTCGCCAGCCATGAGTCCAGCCCTGGATTCGGCAGCACAACCAGCTGTGTACATTTCACCTCTTACCTTGTCCGCTCTGTTGTTTTTTTGGAATATTGACCCACAAGCAGGGCCGATCCAATAAATCTGTGCAGGAAACGCTGCCACCCACCTCTCCTGGCCGTgcaattgaatatttaaatgggAGGTCGTGCTACAAAGGGGAGATGCTTAGGGGAAATTGGGAGCCTGGGAGAGGTGACTTtctgcgggttaggaaaacatacactcaattttacgagcatcccttttcctaatctgactgttggcacatttaaaaaaaatgtttttaaacattcTTGTCCTTTTTATTCCtgcaacttaatatcgccacaatattaagtcagaggaggtACAGAAAGacgtattttctgcttttctgtgcattttttgGGATGCtaagtgtgctcggctgagcgcactgtattgcatcggcctgagggTCTATTGAGCTCATAGGTTTTTATGAATATAGGGGCTTCCTTTTCCTTCTGCCGAGCTGGTGTCCTCCTTCACTGGTTTATTTTATCTGTCTCCTAACAGCTATAACCTAATAACCCCCAGTGCCCTGAGAGTGGACAGCGAGGAGACGCTAATCCTTGAAGCTCATGGTCAGAAGAGTCCAGTCGTGGCCGAAATTACTCTCAGTGACTTCCCTCAGAAAAGGCAGATCATTTCCCAGGGTCAGGTCTCTCTGAACGCTGAGAATGCATTCCTGGTCTCAGCTCCAATAAAGGTGAGTGCTGCTGTTCTCTGGTACCCTGCATCCAGAGAATTATTCCTCTGCTGTCTACATTTCCATGGAtcttgcactcccccccccccccccaaaaaaaaaaacccaaaacaggaAAACAAGACGAATGAAAAATGAGGTGAACACTGACAGGAACGTTATTTCATTTTCAGGTTCCTGTTGACTTGGTGAAGAAGGATTTGAAAAGCAATCAGTATGTGTTTGTCACGGCCAATTCTCAGCAGTTCAGGCTGGAGCGACCGGTTCTGGTGTCCTTCCATAGTGGCTACATCTTTATCCAGCCTGATAAAACCATCTATACACCTGGATCTACAGGTAGCAAACCCCCGTATATTATGCATAGTAGAATTATCTGCAAAACAGTTGAATTCATGGGTGGATAGGGATCCCCTGATCTCTGGGATTCCTCAGCTCACTCAGCTTGTCCTGTGCACGATGGGAATTTTGACATCATTGCTGGCTTAGATACTGTGCTTCAGTAATCACTTTCTTCTTATAGTCCTGAGGGATACATTCCTCCACTTTCATAGCAGAAACAGAGCAGACATGCCATGAAATTATGTGAGAGCAGATGGATACACGACTGCAATAAATAAGAAAAGCATTCTTAGATAATCTCTTAGATAATCTCTAAAATAATCTCTTAGATAATCTCTTAGATAATCTCTAAAATAATCTCTAAAATAATCTCTCACCTAAACAGCACCTGGATTTTAGAAATGAATTGTGTGAACTGTATCTCTAATCACCACCATAATTATGGCTGATCAGCAGAGCGGCCACTACTGGAGACAGGATAGGATGCTCGGTTTGATGGATCTGGATCTGATCAGTATGGGTT
The genomic region above belongs to Rhinatrema bivittatum unplaced genomic scaffold, aRhiBiv1.1, whole genome shotgun sequence and contains:
- the LOC115082144 gene encoding complement C3-like, with amino-acid sequence MGGPALALFLALLLCLAVRSHCQPLYNLITPSALRVDSEETLILEAHGQKSPVVAEITLSDFPQKRQIISQGQVSLNAENAFLVSAPIKVPVDLVKKDLKSNQYVFVTANSQQFRLERPVLVSFHSGYIFIQPDKTIYTPGSTVMYRLFTVGHKLDRNARTVHVEVVNPDGIVVEKNVLSSFDKTGIISKSYKIPDIVNLGFWKIVSTYEDAPAETFHTEFEVKEYAALTLYQCTEVFLPLLVLCSSFMVS